Proteins found in one Seonamhaeicola sp. S2-3 genomic segment:
- a CDS encoding OmpP1/FadL family transporter, producing the protein MKKIQFFLFFITTVSCFSQNDTSTPYSLFGLGIENKTATGGLTGLGNTGIAQNNEGEINLYNPASLGNIKLKTFLYEFGLNGMYSTIKTHDVSENTYDYNVSHVVMAFPLKKNLGMSFGLLPYTKVGYDIDIDGTAEGSNEAYLTRITGSGGLNKVYVAGGYTLFDKLSLGVDLSYLFGSINQETNVYYDYYVNITDENYYRGMKLKAGLQYDVFKSENKEVTVGAVVELPTNLTGSQERSSYKTSASGTSTIFDSEVDNDLDDFELPLSFGLGLTTKLNASLTTSFDYKKLFWDDTDQLQNNERYTNQDIYAFGAEFSPLNKNSYLGNVKYRLGLNYNTGFLSISDQKIDSYFASVGLGLPLSNRARLNVAYSYGREGTIQDNLVQENYHKITLNLSFIGNWFNKRKYQ; encoded by the coding sequence ATTTTTTCTATTCTTTATTACAACCGTATCATGTTTTTCACAAAATGATACAAGCACACCTTATTCTTTGTTTGGTTTGGGTATAGAAAACAAAACAGCTACAGGAGGCTTAACAGGATTAGGTAATACTGGAATAGCACAAAATAATGAAGGCGAAATAAACTTATATAATCCTGCTAGTTTAGGTAATATAAAACTAAAAACTTTCTTATATGAATTTGGTTTAAATGGTATGTACTCTACAATAAAAACCCATGATGTAAGTGAAAACACTTATGATTATAACGTATCTCATGTGGTAATGGCTTTTCCTTTAAAGAAAAATTTAGGGATGAGTTTTGGTCTGTTGCCTTATACAAAAGTAGGTTATGATATTGATATAGACGGTACAGCAGAAGGTTCTAATGAAGCATATTTAACTAGAATTACAGGTTCTGGAGGTTTAAATAAAGTTTACGTAGCTGGTGGGTATACTTTATTTGATAAACTTTCTTTAGGAGTAGACTTGTCTTACCTTTTTGGCTCAATTAATCAAGAAACTAATGTATATTATGACTATTATGTTAATATAACAGATGAAAATTATTACAGAGGAATGAAGCTAAAAGCAGGTTTACAGTATGATGTGTTTAAATCTGAAAACAAAGAAGTTACCGTAGGCGCTGTTGTAGAATTACCAACTAATTTAACAGGTAGCCAAGAAAGAAGTTCTTATAAAACTTCTGCTAGCGGTACATCAACTATTTTTGATAGTGAAGTTGATAATGATCTTGATGATTTTGAACTTCCTTTGTCTTTTGGTTTGGGCTTAACAACAAAGCTAAACGCATCATTAACAACAAGTTTTGATTATAAAAAATTGTTTTGGGATGATACTGACCAATTACAAAATAACGAACGTTATACAAACCAAGATATTTATGCCTTTGGTGCCGAATTTTCACCATTAAATAAAAATAGCTACTTAGGAAATGTTAAATATAGATTAGGTTTAAATTATAATACAGGGTTTTTAAGCATATCAGACCAAAAAATTGATAGTTATTTTGCATCAGTTGGTTTAGGCTTACCTTTATCTAACAGAGCAAGGTTAAATGTGGCTTATTCTTATGGAAGAGAAGGAACTATTCAAGATAATTTGGTACAAGAAAATTATCATAAAATCACTTTAAATTTAAGCTTTATAGGCAACTGGTTTAATAAAAGAAAGTACCAGTAA
- a CDS encoding DUF58 domain-containing protein — protein sequence MKRLKPFYIQNRFFYACIGIMILFIISFVFPVWFNTVRLLLLVLVALTFLDTLILFATKRGIKGVRTLPEKLSNGDQNPIHLSIENFYTFPIYIRVIDEIPVQFQVRNFKIDRKLAPSSITKLEYELRPTERGEYHFGKLNIYVSSVFGLVARRFSFNDGEMVPTYPSFIQLRKYNLLAISNNLNQYGIKKVRKLGHTMEFEQIKEYVLGDDLRTINWKATAKKNQLMVNQYQDEKSQPIYSVIDKGRVMKMPFDGLSLLDYAINAALVISNVALKKQDKAGIFSFSKKVENRVVAERRSSQMNLILEGLYNVNTDFFESDFGRLYADIKRNITQRSLILLYTNFETLDGLHRQLPYLKGIAKSHLLVVIFFKNTELNNLIHNKAETVQQVYDKVIAEKFAFEKRLIVNELKKYGIYSILTTPENLTIDTINKYLEIKARGLL from the coding sequence GTGAAACGCCTTAAACCATTTTACATACAAAACCGTTTCTTTTATGCCTGTATAGGTATCATGATTTTATTTATCATCAGTTTTGTATTTCCTGTATGGTTTAATACCGTGCGGTTATTGCTATTAGTTTTAGTTGCTTTAACATTTCTAGACACATTAATTCTTTTTGCTACAAAACGAGGAATTAAAGGTGTTAGAACTTTACCAGAAAAATTATCAAACGGAGACCAAAATCCTATTCATTTAAGCATTGAAAACTTTTACACGTTTCCTATTTACATTAGAGTTATTGATGAAATACCCGTACAATTTCAAGTTAGAAATTTTAAAATAGACCGAAAACTTGCCCCTTCTAGTATTACCAAATTAGAATATGAATTAAGACCTACTGAACGTGGCGAATATCATTTTGGAAAACTAAACATTTATGTATCATCAGTTTTTGGACTAGTAGCTCGTAGATTTAGTTTTAATGATGGCGAAATGGTACCAACCTACCCCAGTTTTATTCAATTAAGAAAATACAATTTGTTAGCTATAAGCAACAACCTAAACCAATACGGCATAAAAAAAGTGCGCAAATTGGGACACACTATGGAGTTTGAACAAATTAAAGAATATGTTTTAGGCGATGATTTACGAACCATAAACTGGAAAGCTACTGCTAAGAAAAACCAGTTGATGGTAAACCAATATCAAGATGAAAAATCACAACCTATTTATTCGGTTATAGATAAAGGAAGGGTTATGAAAATGCCTTTTGATGGTTTATCGCTTTTAGATTATGCTATAAATGCCGCTTTGGTAATATCAAACGTAGCCTTAAAAAAACAAGATAAAGCAGGTATTTTTTCGTTCTCAAAAAAAGTTGAAAACAGAGTGGTTGCAGAACGTAGATCTTCTCAAATGAATTTAATTTTAGAAGGACTTTACAATGTGAATACCGATTTTTTTGAAAGTGATTTTGGCAGATTATATGCCGATATAAAACGAAATATCACCCAGCGAAGTTTAATTTTACTTTATACAAATTTTGAAACTTTAGATGGTTTGCACCGCCAACTCCCCTATTTAAAAGGTATAGCTAAAAGTCATTTATTAGTGGTTATTTTCTTTAAAAATACAGAACTAAATAACCTAATACACAATAAAGCCGAAACAGTTCAACAAGTTTATGACAAAGTAATTGCCGAAAAATTTGCTTTTGAAAAACGCCTAATTGTAAATGAGCTTAAAAAATATGGTATCTACTCTATTCTTACTACACCAGAAAACTTAACCATTGATACTATTAATAAGTATTTAGAAATAAAAGCCAGAGGACTTCTTTAA